Proteins encoded together in one Papaver somniferum cultivar HN1 unplaced genomic scaffold, ASM357369v1 unplaced-scaffold_21, whole genome shotgun sequence window:
- the LOC113340301 gene encoding oxysterol-binding protein-related protein 3C-like — MASKRGNGGGLLSSIKSSLWKSGKIPMNESTNSHGGVEFVSPEGDPANAAVEATKQRWKPKERQGWWNTAKKYIGMDVMYLSILPIALLEPRSQLQRVAESMEYSNFLDRANECEDPYMQLVYASTWSLSFFYALRRTFKAFNPILGETYEMVNHDGITYIGEQVSHHPPIDVVHAENEHFVLDSTNCIRTRLLGNSLDIYPGTIMRITLKRNGVVLEGTPPNAKAYNLIFGRMWITICGETTITNLTTGDYVVLKFQPSGWFSGARFDVDGYVYNAAKEPKIFMTGKWTKSMSYQPCDKKGKPLPGTELKEIWRVPDVPVKDKYHFTYFSHKVNSFDTAPRQMLASDSRLRPDRYALEKGDLSKVSHQKNRLEVRQRKERKRREANIDKYTPKWFDLTGEAVITPYGDTQVYKYNGKYDEHRETVNSLNISADEVDGQPTEFDPWQYGQEKLA; from the exons ATGGCCTCAAAAAGAGGTAATGGTGGTGGATTGCTTTCCTCAATCAAGTCTAGCTTGTGGAAATCTGGAAAGATCCCTATGAATGAATCCACAAACAG TCATGGAGGAGTGGAATTTGTAAGTCCAGAGGGAGACCCAGCTAATGCAGCAGTAGAAGCTACTAAACAAAGATGGAAGCCAAAG GAACGGCAAGGTTGGTGGAATACCGCGAAGAAGTACATTGGAATGGATGTTATGTATCTAAGCATTCTTCCAATCGCTCTTTTAGAACCAAGAAGCCAGCTTCAAAGAGTAGCAGAG TCGATGGAGTACTCTAACTTTTTGGATCGAGCAAATGAATGTGAGGATCCTTATATGCAGTTGGTGTATGCTT CAACATGGTCACTGTCCTTCTTCTATGCTTTACGCCGGACGTTTAAGGCATTTAATCCCATACTTGGTGAGACTTACGAAATGGTGAACCACGATGGAATTACCTACATCGGAGAGCAG GTGAGTCACCATCCCCCAATTGATGTTGTACATGCTGAGAACGAACATTTTGTGTTGGACTCCACAAACTGTATAAGGACCAGACTGTTGGGAAATTCACTTGATATCTATCCTGGCACAAT AATGCGTATCACCCTTAAAAGAAATGGTGTTGTCCTAGAGGGAACCCCTCCTAACGCAAAAGCATACAACCTTATATTTGGTCGAATGTGGATTACTATATGTGGCGAGACAACCATAACGAACTTGACCACTGGGGACTATGTTGTGCTAAAGTTTCAACCGTCTGGCTGGTTTAG TGGTGCCCGGTTTGATGTGGATGGATATGTTTACAATGCTGCCAAGGAACCTAAGATATTTATGACTGGGAAATGGACAAAGTCTATGAGTTATCAACCATGTGACAAGAAAGGAAAACCGCTACCAGGAACCGAACTAAAAGAG ATATGGAGAGTTCCTGATGTTCCAGTAAAGGATAAATATCACTTCACATACTTCTCACACAAGGTAAATAGCTTTGACACTGCACCCAGGCAGATGTTAGCATCAGATTCCCGTTTACGTCCTGATAGATATGCACTTGAGAAGGGAGATCTATCAAAAGTCAGCCATCAGAAAAACAg GTTGGAAGTGAGACAGAGAAAGGAAAGGAAAAGGAGGGAAGCCAATATCGATAAGTATACTCCAAAATGGTTCGACTTGACTGGAGAAGCAGTAATTACACCATATGGTGATACCCAAGTTTATAAATACAATGGTAAGTATGATGAACACCGGGAAACAGTGAATAGCTTAAACATCAGCGCCGATGAGGTTGATGGGCAACCAACTGAGTTTGATCCTTGGCAGTATGGACAAGAAAAACTGGCTTGA
- the LOC113339604 gene encoding ABC transporter G family member 2-like, whose protein sequence is MEGNMITALDFHEGVELRETSMSIQDDLEEANMMTRKTSVAPFVLAFNNLTYGINTSREMTFRGILCRKETQAITSTPSNRKMLLNDISGEAREGEILAILGPSGSGKTTLIDALANRISKESLGGSVTMNGETLDPGVLKMISAYVMQDDLLYPMLTVKETLMFSAEFRLPRSLSKAKKMERVETVIDELGLRDAAKTIVGDEGHRGISGGERRRVSIGVGIIHDPILLLLDEPTSGLDSSCAFMVVKVLQRIARSGRIVIMSVHQPSPRVVSFLDQLIFLSLGETVYYGSAANLSPFLSDYGHCVPENEDRTEFMLDLYRELERVPGGTRSMVDFNKSWHKKLNHLSNSEYPTGLDQSLKEAISRGKLIYGGNGPTSFANPLWVEIIVLVKRSLTNSKRIPEVMMLQIGLALVLASIFGSVFWHLDKTETGVQERIAFFAFMATTIFFGCTDLLAACFEDKYIFVRETAYNAYRRSSYVVYRSIIDIPVLLVVSMILASITFWSVGLDGGNSGFAFYYFVIFASFLAGHSVVTFVSGLVSNIVLGYVVVMPAIGLFLLFSGFFIHRDRLPSYWIWYHYISVVKFPYQAMILNQFDRPDLCLIEGTAEPVKSCLMTGLDIVRKQDATDLNKWNCLWITLCMSVFYRILFYLSLLFGSRNKRK, encoded by the coding sequence ATGGAAGGAAATATGATTACTGCTCTAGATTTCCATGAAGGGGTCGAGTTGCGAGAGACTTCCATGTCTATTCAAGACGATCTTGAAGAAGCTAATATGATGACAAGGAAGACGTCTGTAGCTCCATTTGTTCTCGCGTTCAATAATCTAACTTACGGTATTAACACAAGCAGGGAAATGACATTCCGTGGTATCCTTTGCAGAAAAGAAACCCAAGCAATAACAAGTACGCCTTCCAATAGAAAAATGTTGCTGAATGATATCTCAGGTGAAGCTAGAGAAGGTGAGATTTTAGCTATTCTTGGACCAAGTGGTTCAGGCAAGACCACCTTGATTGATGCACTTGCCAATAGGATTTCTAAGGAAAGCTTGGGAGGGTCGGTAACAATGAATGGTGAAACTCTAGATCCCGGGGTTCTTAAAATGATATCCGCTTATGTCATGCAAGATGATTTGTTATACCCTATGTTAACAGTTAAAGAAACACTCATGTTCTCTGCTGAGTTTAGATTGCCTCGTTCTCTCTCGAAAGCCAAGAAGATGGAAAGAGTTGAAACTGTCATTGATGAGCTAGGATTGCGTGACGCAGCAAAGACCATTGTAGGAGATGAAGGTCATAGAGGAATCTCTGGTGGTGAGCGTCGTCGTGTTTCAATTGGAGTTGGGATAATTCATGATCCTATTTTATTGTTACTCGACGAACCAACATCCGGACTCGATTCGTCATGTGCTTTTATGGTGGTTAAAGTCCTGCAACGAATTGCCAGGAGTGGGAGGATAGTAATTATGTCAGTTCACCAACCTAGTCCCAGAGTTGTTTCCTTTCTCGACCAGTTGATCTTCCTCTCCCTGGGGGAAACCGTCTACTATGGCTCGGCAGCTAATCTCTCACCTTTTTTGTCAGATTATGGTCATTGCGTCCCTGAGAATGAAGATAGAACCGAATTCATGCTTGATTTATACCGCGAACTTGAGCGTGTACCTGGCGGGACAAGAAGTATGGTCGATTTCAACAAATCATGGCACAAAAAGCTAAATCATCTTTCAAATTCAGAGTACCCTACCGGATTGGATCAAAGCTTAAAGGAGGCCATATCAAGAGGCAAACTCATTTACGGTGGCAATGGTCCGACATCGTTTGCAAATCCACTTTGGGTTGAAATCATTGTCCTCGTGAAACGATCATTAACAAACTCAAAAAGAATACCCGAGGTAATGATGCTTCAAATAGGTCTCGCTCTAGTTCTAGCTTCTATTTTCGGGAGTGTATTTTGGCACCTTGATAAAACAGAAACAGGGGTTCAAGAACGGATAGCTTTCTTCGCTTTTATGGCAACAACCATCTTCTTCGGTTGCACAGATTTACTCGCAGCATGCTTCGAAGACAAGTACATCTTTGTGAGAGAAACAGCTTACAATGCATACCGTCGCTCATCTTACGTCGTATATCGCTCAATCATAGATATACCCGTACTACTTGTAGTATCTATGATTCTAGCATCAATAACGTTCTGGTCAGTAGGTTTAGATGGCGGAAATTCTGGTTTCGCGTTCTATTACTTTGTGATATTCGCGTCATTTCTGGCAGGTCATTCAGTAGTTACTTTCGTTTCAGGACTGGTCTCTAATATTGTACTGGGTTATGTTGTAGTTATGCCGGCAATTGGTTTATTCCTTCTATTCAGTGGTTTCTTTATCCATAGAGATAGACTTCCATCATACTGGATCTGGTACCACTATATTTCTGTAGTGAAATTCCCTTACCAAGCTATGATATTGAACCAATTCGACAGGCCAGATTTATGTCTTATCGAAGGTACTGCTGAACCAGTTAAGTCATGTCTAATGACTGGATTAGACATAGTTAGAAAACAAGATGCAACCGATTTAAACAAATGGAATTGTTTGTGGATCACTTTGTGTATGTCTGTTTTCTATAGAATTTTGTTTTACTTGTCTTTATTGTTTGGCAGCAGGAACAAGAGGAAGTAG